The nucleotide window GGGTCTCTGCTAAGATTGGTGAGTGTGAGGATATGGAAtctaatttatataccacatcaTTAATGTAGAGGTTGAACAATAGGGGTGCCAAAAGGCAGCCCTGTTTAAGACCTTTGAATGTTGGAATTGGGTTTGTAAGGTAGCCCTTGTTATTAGTTCTTACTTGGAGGGAGGTGTTATGATGGAGTTCTTGAATCAATATAAGCAATCTCTTGTCTATCTTTAAATTATTTAGTTTTACCCATAGTCTAGCTCTATCCACTGAATCAAAAGCATTCTTTAAATCAATGAATGCAGTGTATAATGCTCCTTCCGGCCTATTCACATATTTTTGTATTAAGTGGTGTAGAATCAAAGCTTGATCTAATACTGATCGGTTAGGATGGAAGCCTGCCTGTTCGGGGGCTAATATATCATTTTGGTCCATCCATGTAGTCAACTTAGAGTAAAGGTGGGCTGTATATAATTTGCTTATAATATTAAGCAGGCTTATTGGCCTGTAATTGGCCGGATTAGATTGTGGGCCTTTCTCATAGATTGGGATAACTATTGCAGCACCCCACTCCGACGGTATCTTCATTGAAAACAAACTTTATCTTGTCTTCCACTTTGATTCTGTCAGAAACCTCATTCCCAAGATCACATAGAAAAAAGTATATTAATCAAGAGATTGTACACATTTGCTTAAACAATAACAAATTAATGATCTGCGGTCATGCATTAACCTGAGCATGTAGAAAGTACCGAATGCACAAGGAAGGAGGGGGTATGAGTGGATGACACATATGCAATTGGCAAGCATCCAAAGGGCGATGGCTCTATGCAGTTTAATGGCAAAGAAATGGGAAGTGCTGTCGATGGGAGGGGGGAGCGAAGAGAGTGTTAAGAAAACTATATAACCTGCATGAATGTAACCAGGCGTCAGACTTGAGCCTTCAGGCGTGAGCCGAGGGTTgggtctccttttgcaaaagctgATGGTAATCAATAAAAGGTGATTTGGATCAAGCTGGTCTCCCATTTGGTGAATTATTGGGTTCTTCCACCAGATGATAAACAACCCCTTGTGTTacaatagggtcgccataagtcggaatcgacttgaaggcagtcgatttccattttttcagtgctattatttatttattacatttttaccccacctttctttcatcataggccacatgcatgtggttcccaggtggtctcccattcaggcattgaccagacccagacctgcttagctttagcaaggtggtagtctcatgtgccttcacaccatagcctgggaccatagccttatagtagtagtaatagtagtattgCCCATCCAGCATTACCACTAATAGATGAAGATGATTTTGACATTgttgtcctattcagagtagatccattgaaattctCCAAATAGTCAGcactgttttctgtgtggagactGCAGTTCCCCCAACCAACCACCCATCCATCAACCAAATGCTCTGGAATCTCACTAGACCCAGGACATTAGGGATGATGCAAAATCCTAGCCAGGCTGTTTGCTACCCTTTGCAGGGAAACTGGTGGAGAATTTCTCTCTTATCTCTCCCTTTGGAAATTCTGTGGAATGTTGGCCCCTATTTATCTTCCCACAAATAGAGAATTTTGAGAAATCATTTGCACCCAGCTCTTTTCTGAATGATGAAGAAACCATACACAGTATCAATGGAAGTGAGTTTGCATTTTCTGGCATCAGAGAGTTAACTTCTGCTTCCTTCTCTTGAGCTTTCCTAAGGCAGTTTTGAAATCTTTGTTCCTCAGAGTATAAATGAAAGGGTTCAGAATGGGGGTGATAACAGTGTACAGAACAGAGACAGCTTTGTCTGCAGGGAAACTGTGAAAAGGACGTACATAAATGTAGACACAAGGCCCAAAAATCAGGGTCACCACAGTGATGTGGGATGCACATGTGGAGACAGCCTTGCTCTGTCCTGGTGCAGACCCTGCTCTGAGCTTGGCCAGAAGGATGGAGTATGACACAAGCAACAGGACAAAACACATCAAGGTCACCAGGCCACTGTTGGAAACCATGAGTAGCTCCACCACAAAGGTATTAGTGCAAGCCAGTTTTACCACTTGTGGCACATCACAATAGAAATTATCCAGCTTGTTGGGGCCACAAAAAGGCAGCTGGGTGATGATAATCACTTGGATGATGGAGTGAACAAAGCCACCAGCCCAGGACGCCCACACCAGCCCACTGCACACGGTCCCATTCATGATGGCCATGTAGCGCAAGGGGTGGAAGATGGCAACGTAGCGGTCATAGGCCATGATGACAAGAAGGAA belongs to Rhineura floridana isolate rRhiFlo1 chromosome 11, rRhiFlo1.hap2, whole genome shotgun sequence and includes:
- the LOC133365890 gene encoding olfactory receptor 4D5-like isoform X3 — its product is MEGENNTCVREFIFLGLATNPELRLLLFAVFLAVYGATMLGNLLIVGLVAFVPILHTPMYFLLGNLSFLDFCYSSVTAPKMLVGFLSRANTITYAGCISQIFFFHFIGGIKIFLLVIMAYDRYVAIFHPLRYMAIMNGTVCSGLVWASWAGGFVHSIIQVIIITQLPFCGPNKLDNFYCDVPQVVKLACTNTFVVELLMVSNSGLVTLMCFVLLLVSYSILLAKLRAGSAPGQSKAVSTCASHITVVTLIFGPCVYIYVRPFHSFPADKAVSVLYTVITPILNPFIYTLRNKDFKTALGKLKRRKVNAN
- the LOC133365890 gene encoding olfactory receptor 4D5-like isoform X2, producing MEGENNTCVREFIFLGLATNPELRLLLFAVFLAVYGATMLGNLLIVGLVAFVPILHTPMYFLLGNLSFLDFCYSSVTAPKMLVGFLSRANTITYAGCISQIFFFHFIGGIKIFLLVIMAYDRYVAIFHPLRYMAIMNGTVCSGLVWASWAGGFVHSIIQVIIITQLPFCGPNKLDNFYCDVPQVVKLACTNTFVVELLMVSNSGLVTLMCFVLLLVSYSILLAKLRAGSAPGQSKAVSTCASHITVVTLIFGPCVYIYVRPFHSFPADKAVSVLYTVITPILNPFIYTLRNKDFKTALGKLKRRKQKLTL
- the LOC133365890 gene encoding olfactory receptor 4D5-like isoform X1 is translated as MQSIKTLNNTCVREFIFLGLATNPELRLLLFAVFLAVYGATMLGNLLIVGLVAFVPILHTPMYFLLGNLSFLDFCYSSVTAPKMLVGFLSRANTITYAGCISQIFFFHFIGGIKIFLLVIMAYDRYVAIFHPLRYMAIMNGTVCSGLVWASWAGGFVHSIIQVIIITQLPFCGPNKLDNFYCDVPQVVKLACTNTFVVELLMVSNSGLVTLMCFVLLLVSYSILLAKLRAGSAPGQSKAVSTCASHITVVTLIFGPCVYIYVRPFHSFPADKAVSVLYTVITPILNPFIYTLRNKDFKTALGKLKRRKQKLTL